One stretch of Ananas comosus cultivar F153 linkage group 6, ASM154086v1, whole genome shotgun sequence DNA includes these proteins:
- the LOC109711628 gene encoding homeobox-leucine zipper protein HOX11-like has translation MGEEECNIALSLAIGERKRSKSEDSSKGASDANGGGARKKLRLSKEQLALLEDSFRAHNTLYPVQKQELAQQLNLRPRQVEVWFQNRRARCKLKQTEVDCEYLKRCCESLTDENHRLKRELMELRSAMPAVSLPFNVPIPRAVAALRMCPSCERIATDRDEKRKA, from the exons ATGGGAGAAGAGGAGTGCAACATAGCCCTCAGTCTCGCAATCGGAG AGCGGAAACGATCGAAGTCCGAGGATTCGTCTAAAGGCGCGAGCGATGCCAACGGCGGCGGCGCCAGGAAGAAGCTCAGGCTAAGCAAAGAACAGTTGGCTTTGCTTGAAGACAGCTTCCGAGCCCACAACACCCTTTATCCA GTTCAGAAGCAAGAACTAGCACAGCAGTTGAACCTCCGACCGCGACAAGTCGAAGTATGGTTTCAAAACAGAAGGGCAAG gtgtAAGTTGAAGCAAACTGAGGTAGATTGTGAGTACTTGAAGAGGTGCTGCGAGAGCTTAACCGACGAGAACCACCGGCTGAAGAGAGAGCTGATGGAGCTGAGATCGGCGATGCCAGCCGTGAGCTTGCCTTTCAACGTTCCAATCCCGAGAGCAGTGGCGGCATTACGTATGTGCCCGTCGTGCGAGCGCATTGCCACGGATAGGGATGAGAAGAGGAAGGCTTAG